The Streptomyces seoulensis genome contains a region encoding:
- a CDS encoding GNAT family N-acetyltransferase: MGMSVTISAATEPDAEQIFRLQYLCFQSEAARYGNYRIDPLVQSLDQVREEVAADCVFVARLGDEVVGSVRGRLTEDGAAAIGMLCVHPRLQGHGIGARLLGAAEKALTEQRGATTYRLRTGHRSEGGLRLCRKLGYRAVGRSLGADGVEMIVLEKPAAAYAATA, from the coding sequence ATGGGCATGAGCGTGACCATCTCGGCGGCGACCGAGCCGGACGCGGAGCAGATCTTCCGGCTCCAGTACCTCTGCTTCCAGAGCGAGGCCGCGCGCTACGGCAACTACCGCATCGACCCGCTCGTGCAGAGCCTGGACCAGGTCCGCGAGGAGGTCGCCGCCGACTGCGTCTTCGTCGCCCGGCTCGGGGACGAAGTGGTCGGCTCGGTGCGCGGCAGGCTCACCGAGGACGGCGCGGCGGCCATCGGCATGCTCTGCGTGCACCCCCGCCTCCAGGGCCACGGCATCGGTGCCCGTCTGCTGGGCGCGGCCGAGAAGGCGCTCACCGAGCAGCGCGGCGCCACCACGTACCGGCTGCGCACCGGCCACCGCAGCGAGGGCGGGCTCCGGCTCTGCCGGAAGCTGGGCTACCGGGCGGTGGGCCGCTCCCTGGGCGCCGACGGCGTCGAGATGATCGTCCTGGAGAAACCGGCCGCGGCCTACGCGGCCACCGCCTGA
- a CDS encoding sigma-70 family RNA polymerase sigma factor encodes MTHDLLAELRPLLTAEASAEAYACGGEPGDLEQAVWLRLLERLESQGPPPDPSGWLRDAVRDEGRISRRAHGVERPYDGEPADDTRHGPEQLALRAARHRVVREAVRRLPGRCPRLMEALLSPRDLTYREIAGELGISQGSLGPERSRCLGCLRRMLAAEVAGTEARG; translated from the coding sequence ATGACCCATGACCTGTTGGCCGAGCTGCGCCCGCTCCTCACCGCGGAGGCGTCCGCCGAGGCATATGCCTGCGGGGGTGAACCCGGCGATCTGGAGCAGGCCGTCTGGCTACGGCTCCTGGAGCGCCTGGAGAGCCAGGGGCCGCCGCCGGACCCGTCCGGCTGGCTGCGTGACGCCGTCCGGGACGAGGGCCGCATCAGCCGCCGCGCCCACGGCGTCGAGCGGCCCTACGACGGCGAACCCGCCGACGACACCCGGCACGGCCCCGAACAGCTCGCCCTGCGGGCCGCCCGGCACCGGGTGGTGCGCGAGGCCGTACGCAGACTGCCCGGCCGCTGCCCCCGGCTCATGGAGGCCCTGCTCTCCCCGCGCGACCTCACCTACCGCGAGATCGCGGGGGAGTTGGGCATCTCACAGGGCAGCCTCGGACCGGAACGCTCCAGATGTCTGGGATGTCTGCGACGAATGCTGGCGGCGGAGGTTGCCGGTACCGAAGCACGGGGATAG